A genomic segment from Actinoplanes sichuanensis encodes:
- a CDS encoding urease accessory protein UreD, whose protein sequence is MRAEARVVAEYDGRGGTRLAVLRGESPLLPRRTGRPADGGVTVHLVGGAAGPLRGDELRLDVVVGPGARLEMLSVAASLALPGRAAPPSRLTVTASVAAGGTLRWSPEPLIAAAGCDHDVVTRVDVAEGGTLLWRDDLVCGRHREASGAVRADTLIRYGGAVLYRHELAVGPGAPGWDGAAVLGGGRAIGTVVMAGPELPEPAVLGPDAASMRLAGPGLLATAVGEDIRQVKTALDAVGLAPLSQAC, encoded by the coding sequence GTGCGGGCGGAAGCTCGGGTCGTCGCCGAGTACGACGGGCGGGGCGGTACCCGGCTCGCCGTACTGCGCGGCGAGTCGCCGCTGCTGCCGCGCCGGACCGGGCGGCCCGCCGACGGCGGTGTGACGGTTCATCTGGTGGGTGGCGCGGCCGGGCCGCTGCGCGGCGACGAACTGCGGCTGGACGTCGTGGTCGGTCCCGGCGCCCGGCTGGAGATGCTGAGTGTCGCGGCCTCCCTGGCGCTGCCGGGCCGGGCCGCGCCGCCGTCCCGGCTGACCGTCACCGCGTCGGTGGCGGCCGGTGGGACGCTGCGATGGTCGCCGGAACCGCTGATCGCGGCCGCGGGCTGCGACCACGACGTGGTGACGCGGGTGGACGTGGCCGAGGGCGGGACGCTGCTGTGGCGCGACGATCTGGTCTGCGGGCGGCATCGGGAGGCGTCCGGCGCGGTCCGGGCGGACACCCTGATCCGGTACGGCGGAGCCGTCCTCTACCGCCATGAGCTGGCCGTCGGCCCCGGTGCTCCGGGCTGGGACGGCGCGGCGGTGCTCGGTGGGGGACGGGCGATCGGCACCGTCGTGATGGCCGGGCCGGAACTACCGGAACCGGCCGTCCTCGGCCCGGATGCCGCGTCGATGCGGCTGGCCGGACCAGGTCTGCTGGCGACCGCGGTGGGTGAGGACATCCGCCAGGTCAAGACGGCACTCGATGCGGTGGGGCTCGCACCGCTGTCGCAAGCGTGTTGA
- the ureG gene encoding urease accessory protein UreG yields MHPELHEHGPDEVPHTHPDPGVDPHTPLGEGPRALRIGIGGPVGSGKTALVAALCRALGAEIRLAVVTNDIYTTEDADFLLRNGVLPAERIRAVETGCCPHTAIRDDISANLDAVEDLEEKLGPLDLVLVESGGDNLTATFSKGLIDQQIFVVDVSGGDKVPRKGGPGVTTADLLVINKTDLAPMVGADLSVMDRDARARRHELPTVFLSLAEDKQATPVADWIRGLVAARV; encoded by the coding sequence ATGCATCCCGAACTGCACGAACACGGTCCCGACGAGGTTCCGCACACCCACCCCGACCCGGGCGTCGACCCGCACACGCCGCTGGGCGAGGGTCCCCGGGCGCTGCGCATCGGCATCGGCGGACCGGTCGGCTCGGGCAAGACCGCCCTGGTCGCGGCACTGTGCCGGGCCCTCGGTGCGGAGATCCGCCTGGCCGTCGTGACCAATGACATCTACACCACCGAGGACGCCGACTTCCTGCTGCGCAACGGCGTCCTGCCGGCCGAGCGGATCCGCGCCGTGGAGACCGGCTGCTGCCCGCACACCGCGATCCGCGACGACATCTCGGCCAACCTGGACGCCGTCGAGGATCTCGAGGAGAAGCTCGGCCCGCTGGACCTGGTGCTGGTGGAGAGCGGCGGCGACAACCTCACCGCCACCTTCAGCAAGGGCCTGATCGACCAGCAGATCTTCGTGGTCGACGTGTCCGGCGGGGACAAGGTGCCCCGCAAGGGCGGCCCCGGTGTGACCACCGCCGACCTGCTCGTGATCAACAAGACAGACCTGGCCCCGATGGTCGGCGCCGACCTGTCGGTGATGGACCGCGACGCGAGGGCCCGGCGGCACGAACTGCCCACGGTCTTCCTGTCGCTGGCCGAGGACAAGCAGGCCACGCCGGTCGCCGACTGGATCCGCGGCCTGGTCGCGGCCCGGGTCTGA
- a CDS encoding acyltransferase family protein — MRAIAVTLVVLSHAGITSLEGGYVGVDVFFVISGFLITTLLLKELSRTGTVSLATFYARRATRLLPASTVVLLVTVTAAWLWLPATRFKSISLDAIYATFYGINWRLANEGVQYMNASAEPSPLQHFWSLAVEEQFYLVWPLLLLIFALAFGKRRAPVIITLVLVVAASLTVSVLQTSTSAPWAYFGAHTRAWELAVGALIAVGATRLAGLPRGLAAGMTWAGMAAVIASAFLYNEETPFPGYAALLPVLGAAAIIAGGTSGPSGSAATVLRTWPFQQIGRYSYSWYLWHWPVLMIVPHMLDVEPNVPLNLGLAAGALVLAIGSYHLIENPARNQSWVKAKARRGLAVGLALSCFAALVAQAGAMKPPQLAKGAPAVDTAEAVAGATDPEAELRRIIAASVGTGKLPSNTTPKVQNARKDKPNYYNDRCHLDYLDAAAPNPCLYGDPAGARTVFLFGDSHAAHWFPAVDAVAKERGWKLEVRTKSACNAASVVTFSPGLKRVYSECPTWRAEVLAEIKQAQPYLVVMSSSGNDGNPLVDDAGTRPSGAQLDAAWAAGWDATYKAIKGTRTKLVQIRDTPWPGYNAPECLAEHSDKVSRCVAPAIESIVQPQRQVLVEQNAKRNGVQMIDALPWFCTTDSCPALVGNVLVWRDDDHITTKYSAMLAPLLSARLPK, encoded by the coding sequence ATGCGCGCCATCGCGGTGACCCTCGTCGTGCTCTCGCACGCCGGCATCACGAGCCTCGAAGGCGGATACGTCGGTGTCGACGTGTTCTTCGTGATCTCCGGCTTCCTGATCACGACCCTGCTACTCAAGGAGCTGAGCCGCACCGGGACCGTCTCGCTGGCCACCTTCTACGCCCGGCGCGCCACCCGGCTGCTGCCCGCGTCGACCGTGGTCCTGCTGGTCACCGTGACCGCGGCCTGGCTGTGGCTGCCGGCCACCCGGTTCAAGTCGATCTCACTGGACGCGATCTACGCGACCTTCTACGGCATCAACTGGCGCCTGGCGAACGAAGGCGTCCAGTACATGAACGCCAGCGCCGAGCCCTCCCCGCTGCAGCACTTCTGGTCGCTCGCGGTGGAGGAGCAGTTCTATCTGGTCTGGCCGCTCCTCCTGCTGATCTTCGCGCTGGCCTTCGGCAAGCGCCGGGCCCCGGTGATCATCACACTCGTGCTCGTGGTCGCGGCGTCACTCACGGTCAGCGTCCTGCAGACCTCGACGTCGGCGCCGTGGGCCTACTTCGGAGCGCACACCCGTGCCTGGGAGCTGGCGGTCGGCGCGCTGATCGCGGTCGGCGCGACCCGGCTGGCCGGGCTGCCCCGCGGCCTGGCCGCCGGCATGACCTGGGCCGGCATGGCAGCGGTGATCGCCTCCGCGTTCCTCTACAACGAGGAGACGCCGTTCCCCGGCTACGCCGCCCTGCTGCCGGTGCTCGGCGCGGCCGCGATCATCGCCGGTGGCACGTCCGGCCCGAGCGGCAGCGCCGCCACCGTCCTGCGCACCTGGCCCTTCCAGCAGATCGGCCGGTACTCGTACAGCTGGTACCTGTGGCACTGGCCGGTCCTCATGATCGTCCCGCACATGCTGGACGTCGAGCCGAACGTGCCGCTCAACCTCGGTCTGGCCGCCGGGGCGCTGGTGCTGGCGATCGGGTCGTACCACCTCATCGAGAACCCGGCCCGCAACCAGTCCTGGGTGAAGGCCAAGGCCCGCCGCGGTCTGGCCGTCGGACTGGCCCTGTCCTGCTTCGCCGCCCTGGTCGCCCAGGCCGGTGCGATGAAGCCGCCGCAGCTGGCCAAGGGCGCCCCGGCGGTGGACACGGCCGAAGCCGTCGCCGGCGCGACCGACCCGGAGGCGGAGCTCCGGCGGATCATCGCGGCCTCGGTCGGCACCGGCAAGCTGCCGTCGAACACCACGCCCAAGGTGCAGAACGCGCGCAAGGACAAGCCGAACTACTACAACGACCGGTGTCACCTGGACTATCTGGACGCCGCGGCACCCAACCCGTGCCTGTACGGCGACCCGGCCGGCGCGCGGACCGTGTTCCTCTTCGGTGACTCGCACGCCGCGCACTGGTTCCCGGCGGTCGACGCGGTCGCCAAGGAACGCGGCTGGAAACTCGAGGTCCGTACCAAGAGCGCGTGCAACGCCGCCTCGGTGGTCACCTTCAGCCCCGGGCTCAAGCGCGTCTACAGCGAATGCCCGACCTGGCGCGCCGAGGTGCTCGCCGAGATCAAGCAGGCGCAGCCGTACCTCGTGGTGATGTCCTCCAGCGGCAACGACGGCAACCCGCTCGTCGACGACGCCGGCACCCGGCCGAGCGGCGCGCAGCTGGACGCCGCGTGGGCGGCCGGCTGGGACGCCACCTACAAGGCGATCAAGGGGACGCGGACGAAGCTGGTGCAGATCCGGGACACCCCCTGGCCCGGCTACAACGCGCCGGAATGCCTGGCCGAGCACTCGGACAAGGTCTCCCGCTGTGTCGCTCCGGCGATCGAGTCGATCGTCCAGCCGCAGCGGCAGGTGCTGGTCGAGCAGAACGCGAAGCGCAACGGCGTCCAGATGATCGACGCGCTCCCCTGGTTCTGCACCACCGACTCCTGCCCGGCCCTGGTCGGCAACGTGCTGGTGTGGCGCGACGACGACCACATCACCACGAAGTACTCGGCGATGTTGGCGCCCCTGCTGAGCGCGCGGCTACCGAAGTAA
- a CDS encoding sigma-70 family RNA polymerase sigma factor, translated as MTTTTELPATIGMIHDAPSARDIEDLIRENMPMVGHLVRELLNRVPGHVHADDLSSAGFAALLGAARSFDVTRGIPFHRFAAVRIRGALLDELRGQDWASRSVRARARRAATARQELTAALGRTPSDAEVAEMLGIGVNELASVEDDVQKASLLSLQGFPTGAAEEMVPETSEGPEDLLLKRERLGYLHQAIQALPERLRQVVQESFLQEQPLSEVAARLGVTESRISQLRTEALRLLREGLNSSLAPELLTVAAGGPRTRKGCLQRRRSEYFAKVAQQGSLHTRLALTDSHGVPIAVAA; from the coding sequence GTGACCACCACGACCGAACTCCCCGCCACCATCGGCATGATCCATGACGCGCCGTCCGCGCGTGACATCGAGGACCTGATCCGCGAGAACATGCCGATGGTTGGCCATCTGGTCCGGGAATTGCTCAACCGGGTGCCCGGCCATGTCCACGCAGATGACCTCTCGTCGGCCGGTTTCGCGGCTCTGCTCGGCGCGGCCCGTTCCTTCGACGTGACCCGTGGGATCCCCTTCCACCGCTTCGCCGCGGTCCGGATCCGCGGCGCCCTGCTCGACGAACTGCGCGGGCAGGACTGGGCCAGCCGATCGGTGCGGGCCCGGGCCCGGCGTGCCGCGACGGCCAGGCAGGAGCTCACCGCGGCGCTCGGCCGTACGCCCAGCGACGCCGAAGTGGCCGAGATGCTCGGCATCGGCGTCAACGAGTTGGCCAGCGTCGAGGACGACGTGCAGAAGGCCTCCCTGCTCAGCCTCCAGGGATTCCCCACCGGAGCAGCCGAGGAGATGGTGCCGGAGACTTCTGAAGGGCCCGAGGATCTGCTCCTCAAGCGGGAACGCCTCGGGTATCTGCACCAGGCCATCCAGGCCCTGCCGGAACGGCTCCGGCAGGTGGTGCAGGAATCCTTTCTGCAGGAACAACCGCTGAGCGAGGTGGCGGCCCGGCTCGGCGTCACCGAATCCCGGATCTCCCAGCTGCGCACCGAGGCGCTGAGGCTGCTCCGGGAGGGCCTGAACAGCTCGCTCGCACCGGAACTGCTGACCGTGGCGGCGGGGGGACCACGGACCAGGAAGGGCTGCCTCCAGCGTCGGCGCAGCGAGTACTTCGCGAAGGTCGCCCAGCAGGGCAGCCTGCACACCAGGCTGGCACTGACCGACAGCCACGGCGTGCCGATAGCGGTCGCCGCCTGA
- a CDS encoding urease subunit alpha has protein sequence MTSLDRSRYAALLGPTKGDRIRLADTNLLIEIEEDRSSGPVPGDEVVFGGGKVIRESMGQGRATRAEGAPDTVITGVVVLDHWGIVKADVGIRDGRIVAIGKAGNPDTMDGVHPDLVIGPGTQILAGNGKILTAGAIDSHVHLISPTILDTALAAGITTIIGGGTGPDEGTKATTVTPNSWHLARMLESLDTWPINVLLLGKGNTMSAESMWEQLRGGAGGFKLHEDWGTTPAAIDACLKVCDASGVQVAIHTDTLNEAGFVEETLRAIAGRSIHAYHTEGAGGGHAPDIITVASHPNILPSSTNPTRPYTRNTLSEHLDMLMVCHHLNSSVPEDLAFAESRIRPSTMAAEDYLHDLGAISMIGSDSQAMGRVGEVVTRTWQTAHVMKARVGALAGDGAADNNRAKRYVAKYTICPARAHGMDAQVGSVEPGKLADLVLWDPAFFGVRPAVVLKGGMIAYAQMGDANASIPTPQPMLPRPMFGAYGVVPAQTSLAFVAPAAIDALLSDRIGVKRALVPVGDTRSVGKADMPLNDAMPRIEVKADTFEVRIDGQVIEPDPVDVLPMAQRYFLF, from the coding sequence ATGACTTCTCTGGACCGGAGCCGCTATGCGGCGCTGCTCGGGCCGACCAAGGGTGACCGGATCCGGCTCGCCGACACCAACCTGCTGATCGAGATCGAGGAGGACCGCAGCTCCGGCCCGGTCCCCGGCGACGAGGTCGTCTTCGGCGGCGGCAAGGTGATCCGCGAATCGATGGGCCAGGGCCGGGCCACCCGGGCCGAGGGCGCCCCGGACACCGTCATCACCGGCGTCGTCGTCCTCGACCACTGGGGCATCGTCAAGGCCGACGTCGGCATCCGCGACGGGCGGATCGTCGCCATCGGCAAGGCCGGCAACCCGGACACCATGGACGGCGTACACCCCGACCTGGTGATCGGCCCCGGCACCCAGATCCTCGCCGGCAACGGCAAGATCCTCACCGCCGGTGCGATCGACAGCCACGTCCACCTGATCAGCCCGACCATCCTGGACACCGCGCTGGCCGCCGGCATCACCACCATCATCGGCGGCGGCACCGGCCCGGACGAGGGCACCAAGGCCACCACCGTCACGCCGAACTCCTGGCACCTGGCCCGGATGCTGGAGTCCCTGGACACCTGGCCGATCAACGTGCTGCTACTCGGCAAGGGCAACACGATGTCCGCCGAGTCGATGTGGGAGCAGCTGCGCGGTGGCGCCGGCGGTTTCAAACTGCACGAGGACTGGGGCACCACTCCGGCCGCGATCGACGCCTGCCTCAAGGTGTGCGACGCGTCGGGCGTGCAGGTGGCGATCCACACCGACACCCTGAACGAGGCCGGATTCGTCGAGGAGACGCTGCGCGCCATCGCCGGCCGGTCGATCCACGCCTATCACACCGAGGGCGCCGGGGGCGGTCACGCGCCGGACATCATCACCGTCGCGTCGCACCCGAACATCCTGCCGTCGTCGACCAACCCGACCCGGCCGTACACCCGCAACACCCTCAGCGAGCACCTGGACATGCTGATGGTCTGCCACCACCTGAACTCGTCGGTGCCGGAGGACCTGGCGTTCGCCGAGAGCCGGATCCGGCCGTCGACCATGGCCGCCGAGGACTACCTGCACGACCTGGGCGCCATCTCGATGATCGGGTCGGACTCGCAGGCCATGGGCCGGGTCGGTGAGGTGGTCACCCGTACCTGGCAGACCGCGCACGTGATGAAGGCCCGGGTCGGCGCCCTGGCCGGCGACGGCGCCGCGGACAACAACCGGGCCAAGCGGTACGTCGCGAAGTACACCATCTGCCCGGCCCGCGCCCACGGCATGGACGCCCAGGTCGGCTCGGTCGAGCCGGGCAAGCTCGCCGACCTGGTCCTCTGGGACCCGGCGTTCTTCGGGGTACGGCCGGCGGTCGTCCTCAAGGGCGGCATGATCGCGTACGCGCAGATGGGTGACGCGAACGCCTCGATCCCGACGCCGCAGCCGATGCTGCCCCGGCCGATGTTCGGTGCCTACGGTGTGGTCCCAGCGCAGACGTCCCTCGCGTTCGTCGCCCCGGCCGCCATCGACGCCCTGCTCAGCGACCGGATCGGGGTGAAGCGGGCGCTGGTCCCGGTCGGTGACACCCGCTCGGTGGGTAAGGCCGACATGCCGCTGAACGACGCCATGCCCCGGATCGAGGTCAAGGCGGACACGTTCGAGGTACGCATCGACGGCCAGGTGATCGAGCCGGATCCGGTCGACGTGCTGCCGATGGCCCAGCGCTACTTCCTGTTCTGA
- a CDS encoding TetR/AcrR family transcriptional regulator: MAESAKSGDQRLTKGAILQAALNIVDTDGVDALSMRKLAGQLGVNPMSIYHHVENKAALLDGLTRLVTDGARHIAVGEGTWQEQLRNLAYEFRSLSLAHRNLIRYAFASDDFIQRDGPMWRTLCTVLRTAGLPESEVERTGAVLAVLVGGLLHTEVNGTMRRLIGSGQADDAGFALAVQLLIDGVAARV; encoded by the coding sequence ATGGCTGAATCCGCTAAGTCCGGTGATCAACGTTTAACAAAGGGCGCAATCCTCCAAGCGGCTCTGAACATCGTCGACACCGACGGCGTGGACGCGCTGAGCATGCGCAAACTCGCAGGCCAGCTGGGTGTCAACCCGATGTCGATCTACCACCACGTGGAGAACAAAGCGGCCCTTCTGGACGGACTGACCCGCCTGGTCACCGATGGCGCACGTCACATCGCGGTCGGGGAGGGAACATGGCAGGAACAACTGCGCAATCTGGCGTACGAGTTCCGGTCGCTGAGCCTCGCCCACCGCAACCTGATCCGGTACGCCTTCGCGAGTGACGACTTCATCCAGCGCGACGGCCCGATGTGGCGGACACTCTGCACCGTGCTGCGCACCGCGGGACTGCCCGAGAGCGAGGTCGAGCGGACCGGTGCGGTTCTCGCCGTGCTCGTCGGCGGACTGCTGCACACCGAGGTCAACGGCACGATGCGGCGCCTGATCGGTTCCGGCCAGGCGGACGACGCCGGTTTCGCGCTCGCGGTCCAGTTGTTGATCGACGGAGTGGCCGCCCGAGTGTGA
- a CDS encoding urease accessory protein UreF, with translation MSLATLLLLADGRLPSGGHAHSGGLEPQIANGRVRDIGGLDGFLRGKLATSGLVSAAFAAAACADVERAAELDAGLDARTPSPALRKASRAQGRALLRAGRAMWPIATIGREPHQPVALGALAAAAGLTPAEAAIAAAHGLVTGSASAGVRLLGLDPYAVHALLARLAPECDRIAAAATARSGDPVDELPAAGAPLLDIGAEHHATWEVRLFAS, from the coding sequence ATGAGCCTCGCCACGCTGCTTCTGCTCGCCGACGGGCGGCTGCCCTCCGGTGGGCACGCGCACTCCGGCGGGCTGGAACCGCAGATCGCCAACGGGCGGGTCCGCGACATCGGCGGCCTGGACGGGTTCCTGCGCGGGAAGCTCGCCACCAGCGGCCTGGTCTCGGCGGCGTTCGCGGCCGCGGCCTGCGCCGACGTCGAACGGGCAGCCGAACTGGACGCCGGTCTGGACGCCCGTACCCCCTCGCCGGCCCTGCGGAAGGCGTCCCGGGCTCAGGGCCGGGCGCTGCTGCGGGCCGGTCGGGCGATGTGGCCGATCGCCACGATCGGCCGGGAACCGCATCAGCCCGTCGCTCTGGGCGCTCTGGCCGCGGCGGCCGGGCTGACACCGGCCGAAGCCGCGATCGCCGCGGCGCACGGTCTGGTGACCGGTTCGGCGAGCGCCGGGGTCCGGCTCCTCGGTCTTGATCCGTACGCCGTACACGCGCTGCTGGCTCGGCTGGCCCCCGAATGTGACCGGATCGCGGCGGCGGCCACGGCCCGGTCCGGCGACCCGGTCGACGAGTTGCCGGCCGCGGGCGCCCCCCTGCTCGACATCGGCGCCGAGCACCACGCCACCTGGGAGGTCCGGCTCTTCGCGTCATGA
- a CDS encoding urease subunit gamma, producing the protein MFLSQHEQERLLIHVAADVAQRRRDRGLRLNYPEATAIITAFLLEGARDGRTVAELMDAGRRVLTRADVLDGVPEMLAEVQVEATFPDGTKLVTVHGPIS; encoded by the coding sequence TTGTTCCTCAGCCAACACGAGCAGGAACGCCTGCTCATCCACGTCGCGGCCGACGTCGCCCAGCGTCGCCGAGACCGGGGCCTGCGGCTCAACTATCCGGAAGCCACCGCCATCATCACCGCCTTCCTGCTGGAGGGGGCACGCGATGGGCGTACCGTGGCCGAGCTGATGGATGCCGGGCGGCGGGTGCTCACCCGGGCCGACGTCCTGGACGGCGTGCCCGAGATGCTGGCCGAGGTACAGGTCGAGGCCACCTTCCCGGACGGCACCAAGCTGGTCACCGTGCACGGGCCGATCTCGTGA
- a CDS encoding urease subunit beta, whose protein sequence is MIPGEILFGDGDIEINAGRPVIALTVRNTGDRPVQVGSHFHFAESNAALEFDRTAAWGHRLAIQAGTSVRFEPGIPRDITLVALAGNRIVPGLRGLAGGPLDQPAPPPEPDPTDIEPAGSLDEDTGEGEHNGSPR, encoded by the coding sequence GTGATCCCGGGCGAGATCCTCTTCGGGGACGGCGACATCGAGATCAACGCCGGCCGCCCGGTCATCGCGCTGACCGTCCGCAACACCGGAGACCGGCCGGTGCAGGTCGGATCGCACTTCCACTTCGCCGAGTCCAATGCGGCCCTGGAGTTCGACCGGACCGCGGCCTGGGGCCACCGGCTCGCCATCCAGGCCGGCACGTCGGTCCGGTTCGAACCGGGCATACCCCGCGACATCACCCTCGTGGCGCTGGCCGGCAACCGCATCGTCCCCGGCCTGCGCGGCCTGGCCGGCGGGCCACTCGACCAGCCCGCGCCACCGCCGGAGCCCGACCCCACCGACATCGAACCGGCCGGCTCCCTCGACGAGGACACCGGCGAGGGCGAACACAACGGGAGCCCACGATGA